In Ostrea edulis chromosome 6, xbOstEdul1.1, whole genome shotgun sequence, a single window of DNA contains:
- the LOC125668410 gene encoding uncharacterized protein LOC125668410 isoform X1, with protein MLLLAIFTTKYNLIGEATEQLLKILALALPHGHKLCTSLYEFKLFFKNLRNPLVRHYYCNHCVGYIDNTTVQSCPYEFCKAQFSVRNASYFIEMPLEHQIKNLFAQKGFYESLGHRFKRKSSDNTYEDIYDGKLYKQLSENHGILSFQENISFTFNTDGAPLFKSSKTSIWPIYLVINELPYKQRMQKENMILASLWYGNKKPSMGTFLKPFLKSLQKMNEGIKCISPERGQFLCRGLLLCGTADLPARSLLCNHVQYNGAFSCWKCEQEGETASVGRGHARIFPFQSEEPKGPVRTKENVLENARTAVQDQQVVMGKPVKGIKGPSWLFFVPHFNIVSGIAIDYMHGVLLGVQKMLLELWFSEKHKGKAYNIYDSVCEVDTRLQSIRPTLDISRLPRSIEKDLKYWKASEYRSFLLFFGAPVLHGILDMQRFFHFLLLVDSMHILLKFGSNEKDLDRAEMLLFEFCRCLEELYDRCFLRLNVHQLLHLPDCVRDLGPLYTHSCFSFESKNGIVLKMIRGSQSIDTQIITAISFIQKLPELKQKCVLENSEVDKLCKTIEEPSLLKRGQKLGSGIYILGAPYSRVLTNVETAALQNFLKYDHVCDTFRSFNRVEYESYIIYGTEYSRMIKRNNSAICYNGMSGISFGEVIFFILLEDNTAGITKPLVFIKKLLCRNYNENSNMLSVIKTNDVEVVNINDILSSCLLVSFPGGQTSFMCKFPNRLESD; from the coding sequence ATGCTGTTGCTTGCCATATTTACTACGAAGTATAATCTGATTGGAGAGGCAACAGAACAACTTCTAAAGATTCTGGCCTTAGCCCTTCCACATGGTCATAAACTTTGTACGTCATTATATGAATTTAAGTTATTTTTCAAGAATCTGAGGAATCCACTTGTTCGCCACTACTACTGTAATCACTGTGTTGGATATATAGATAACACCACAGTGCAAAGCTGTCCTTATGAATTTTGTAAAGCTCAATTTAGTGTTAGAAATGCCtcttatttcattgaaatgcCATTAGaacatcaaataaaaaatttattcGCTCAGAAAGGATTTTATGAGAGTTTAGGACATAGATTCAAAAGGAAATCCAGTGATAACACCTATGAAGATATTTATGATGGGAAGCTGTACAAACAATTAAGTGAAAATCACGGAATTTTAAGTTTTCAAGAAAACAtatcatttactttcaatactGATGGAGCTCCTCTTTTTAAAAGCAGCAAGACATCTATTTGGCCGATTTATCTTGTTATTAACGAATTACCATATAAGCAGCGGATGCAGAAAGAGAACATGATATTGGCAAGCCTGTGGTATGGAAACAAAAAACCATCAATGGGgacatttttaaaaccatttttaaAATCGCTACAGAAGATGAATGAAGGAATCAAATGTATATCACCTGAAAGAGGCCAATTTCTGTGTAGAGGTCTCTTATTATGTGGAACAGCTGATCTCCCAGCCAGAAGTTTACTTTGTAACCACGTACAATACAATGGAGCATTCTCCTGTTGGAAATGTGAGCAAGAAGGAGAGACAGCATCTGTTGGGCGAGGCCATGCAAGGATTTTTCCGTTTCAAAGTGAAGAACCCAAAGGACCAGTACGAACAAAGGAAAATGTGTTGGAAAATGCAAGGACAGCAGTACAAGACCAACAGGTTGTAATGGGAAAGCCAGTAAAAGGTATAAAGGGACCATCATGGCTTTTCTTCGTGCCCCATTTTAACATTGTATCTGGCATTGCCATTGACTACATGCATGGTGTCCTATTAGGGGTGCAAAAGATGTTGTTAGAATTATGGTTTAGTGAGAAGCACAAAGGGAAAGCATATAATATTTATGACAGTGTTTGTGAAGTAGATACCAGGCTTCAGAGTATTAGACCTACTCTTGATATTTCTAGATTACCACGATCTATAGAAAAAGACTTGAAATATTGGAAAGCATCAGAATATAgatcttttttattattttttggtgcTCCAGTTCTGCATGGAATTTTAGACATGCAGCGATTTTTTCACTTTCTTTTGTTGGTGGACTCTATGCACATACTTCtgaaatttgggtcaaatgaAAAAGATTTAGATAGAGCTGAAATGCTTTTGTTTGAGTTTTGTAGGTGTTTAGAAGAGTTATATGACAGATGTTTTTTAAGACTAAATGTCCATCAACTGCTTCATTTACCAGATTGTGTAAGGGATCTTGGCCCTCTCTATACCCACAGCTGCTTTTCTTTTGAAAGTAAAAATGggattgttttgaaaatgatccGAGGAAGTCAGAGTATTGATACTCAGATAATAACTGCTATATCATTTATCCAAAAGCTACCTGAATTAAAACAGAAATGTGTCTTAGAAAATTCGGAAGTTGATAAATTATGCAAAACTATTGAAGAGCCATCTTTGCTTAAGAGGGGTCAGAAACTAGGGAGTGGGATATACATTCTAGGTGCCCCGTACAGTAGAGTATTGACCAATGTTGAGACTGCTGCACTCCAAAATTTCTTGAAATATGATCATGTGTGTGATACATTTAGAAGTTTTAACAGAGTAGAATATGAATCATATATAATTTATGGCACTGAATATTCCAGAATGATCAAAAGGAACAATTCAGCAATTTGTTACAATGGAATGAGTGGGATTAGCTTTGGAGAagttatcttttttattttgttggaaGACAACACTGCAGGTATAACAAAACCTCTTGTATTCATAAAGAAGTTGCTATGCAgaaattacaatgaaaattcaaatatgttatcagttattaaaacaaatgatgttgaagttgtaaatataaatgatatattgtcAAGCTGTTTGCTTGTTTCTTTTCCTGGAGGGCAGACCTCATTCATGTGTAAGTTTCCAAACAGGTTAGAGTCTGACTAA
- the LOC125668410 gene encoding uncharacterized protein LOC125668410 isoform X2, with amino-acid sequence MLLLAIFTTKYNLIGEATEQLLKILALALPHGHKLCTSLYEFKLFFKNLRNPLVRHYYCNHCVGYIDNTTVQSCPYEFCKAQFSVRNASYFIEMPLEHQIKNLFAQKGFYESLGHRFKRKSSDNTYEDIYDGKLYKQLSENHGILSFQENISFTFNTDGAPLFKSSKTSIWPIYLVINELPYKQRMQKENMILASLWYGNKKPSMGTFLKPFLKSLQKMNEGIKCISPERGQFLCRGLLLCGTADLPARSLLCNHVQYNGAFSCWKCEQEGETASVGRGHARIFPFQSEEPKGPVRTKENVLENARTAVQDQQVVMGKPVKE; translated from the exons ATGCTGTTGCTTGCCATATTTACTACGAAGTATAATCTGATTGGAGAGGCAACAGAACAACTTCTAAAGATTCTGGCCTTAGCCCTTCCACATGGTCATAAACTTTGTACGTCATTATATGAATTTAAGTTATTTTTCAAGAATCTGAGGAATCCACTTGTTCGCCACTACTACTGTAATCACTGTGTTGGATATATAGATAACACCACAGTGCAAAGCTGTCCTTATGAATTTTGTAAAGCTCAATTTAGTGTTAGAAATGCCtcttatttcattgaaatgcCATTAGaacatcaaataaaaaatttattcGCTCAGAAAGGATTTTATGAGAGTTTAGGACATAGATTCAAAAGGAAATCCAGTGATAACACCTATGAAGATATTTATGATGGGAAGCTGTACAAACAATTAAGTGAAAATCACGGAATTTTAAGTTTTCAAGAAAACAtatcatttactttcaatactGATGGAGCTCCTCTTTTTAAAAGCAGCAAGACATCTATTTGGCCGATTTATCTTGTTATTAACGAATTACCATATAAGCAGCGGATGCAGAAAGAGAACATGATATTGGCAAGCCTGTGGTATGGAAACAAAAAACCATCAATGGGgacatttttaaaaccatttttaaAATCGCTACAGAAGATGAATGAAGGAATCAAATGTATATCACCTGAAAGAGGCCAATTTCTGTGTAGAGGTCTCTTATTATGTGGAACAGCTGATCTCCCAGCCAGAAGTTTACTTTGTAACCACGTACAATACAATGGAGCATTCTCCTGTTGGAAATGTGAGCAAGAAGGAGAGACAGCATCTGTTGGGCGAGGCCATGCAAGGATTTTTCCGTTTCAAAGTGAAGAACCCAAAGGACCAGTACGAACAAAGGAAAATGTGTTGGAAAATGCAAGGACAGCAGTACAAGACCAACAGGTTGTAATGGGAAAGCCAGTAAAAG AATGA
- the LOC125668411 gene encoding uncharacterized protein LOC125668411 yields MLTTADHQLFTRLINLCSQKATVDILITRKFATLLITLPLLNLILKMFGCVFFHEDKSLSVVGEKSKRLELLGSFQEREKVNMKWGKDIFSGVIVHVHENQDLLDAETVKAEKKVLRGKNLSSEDSVELLIAHFKKAENENQSEKRDRKRERNQTERAKESQEQDKEMSPKKKRKNVENEDKDNQIEGKDEGRKNNNEEKKNNANDEAKKNKNKPDKKNKVEEKSKKKTLEVATPKIKERQEKKAESSVQLLTSKEMLSSSSLCEQFGLAAATQNIDNSKDDLTLTSTWALCNPELERSSVMSATVPSYDAIQPPNDVIEVFRLLLKPQIQRYMRSVITQFHETTSQIDNTMTDTCIPTYTTMSPATWTQDSNYTQPAPWTPQITEPSLHQQMPTLQISPPHSTHYMPPRQMPPQMPPQISPQITLKQIQPQITLEQMPPQISLEQSPMQHMLPNHAIPSQHVTPQKMNTAPQQMPSNHVDSPITPRRSPRKHVSTPELSDGQMTRLLSNHPLTVRRDALRKAKSAAKKVHSSKMAFTLTAKLLPAVFSCEELALSRGQGLKSKDGDKRPVLDVTKMTVLKEYVAVWCEKNGGKHGEKEVNDAVTEQISYARKKLKGKKKQDS; encoded by the exons ATGCTGACCACTGCTGACCACCAACTGTTTACGCGCTTGATAAATCTTTGTTCACAAAAAGCCACGGTAGACATTTTGATAACACGAAAGTTCGCTACACTCTTGATCACTTTGCCTTTATTAAACTTAATTCTAAAGATGTTCGGATGTGTTTTCTTCCACGAGGATAAAAGTTTGAGCGTTGTTGGAGAGAAGTCTAAACGGCTGGAGCTCTTGGGATCTTTTCAGGAGAGAGAAAAAGTTAACATGAAGTGGGGAAAAGACATTTTCTCGGGAGTTATTGTCCATGTGCATG AGAATCAAGATCTACTTGATGCAGAGACTGTAAAGGCAGAGAAGAAAGTTCTGAGAGGGAAGAACTTGAGCTCTGAAGACAGTGTCGAACTACTTATCGCGCATTTCAAAAAAGCTGAGAATGAAAACCAGTCTGAGAAAAGAGACAGGAAACGGGAAAGGAATCAAACGGAAAGGGCCAAAGAAAGCCAAGAACAAGACAAAGAAATGAGCcctaaaaagaagagaaaaaatgtggaaaatgaagACAAAGATAATCAAATCGAAGGGAAAGATGAGGGAAGGAAAAACAAcaatgaagaaaagaaaaacaatgcaAATGATGAagcaaagaaaaacaaaaacaagccTGATAAAAAGAACAAAGTAGAAGAAAAGAGTAAGAAGAAAACCCTGGAAGTTGCAACACCAAAAATTAAAGAGAGACAGGAAAAGAAGGCTGAGAGTAGTGTACAGCTGCTAACTTCAAAAGAGATGCTTTCATCATCATCTTTGTGTGAACAGTTTGGGTTAGCAGCTGCAACACAAAATATTGACAATAGCAAGGATGACTTAACTCTGACATCAACCTGGGCCCTCTGCAACCCAGAGCTGGAAAGGTCATCTGTGATGTCAGCAACAG TTCCATCTTATGATGCCATCCAACCACCAAATGATGTAATTGAGGTATTTAGATTACTACTGAAACCACAAATACAACGCTACATGAGAAGTGTGATCACCCAGTTCCATGAGACCACATCCCAG ATTGACAATACAATGACTGATACATGCATACCCacatatacaacaatgtcaCCTGCCACATGGACACAAGACTCCAATTATACGCAACCAGCTCCCTGGACTCCACAAATTACAGAGCCATCGCTTCATCAGCAGATGCCAACACTGCAGATTTCCCCTCCACATTCAACACATTACATGCCACCTCGACAGATGCCACCTCAGATGCCACCACAGATCTCACCTCAGATTACACTGAAACAGATTCAACCGCAAATCACACTGGAACAGATGCCACCACAAATTTCACTGGAACAAAGTCCAATGCAACACATGCTTCCAAATCATGCAATTCCATCCCAACATGTGACACCACAAAAGATGAATACCGCACCACAACAGATGCCATCAAACCATGTAGACAGCCCAATTACACCAAGGAGGTCACCTAGGAAGCATGTATCTACTCCAGAGCTTTCTGATGGACAG ATGACGAGGCTCCTGTCAAACCATCCCTTGACAGTTAGGAGGGATGCACTGAGGAAAGCAAAAAGTGCAGCAAAAAAGGTTCATTCCTCAAAGATGGCCTTCACTTTGACTGCAAAACTCCTTCCTGCAGTTTTTTCATGTGAGGAGTTGGCCCTCAGTAGAGGACAAGGTCTAAAATCAAAAGATGGAGACAAAAGACCTGTTCTTGATGTCACAAAGATGACAGTTTTAAAAG AATACGTAGCAGTGTGGTGCGAGAAGAATGGTGGAAAACATGGGGAGAAGGAGGTCAATGATGCAGTAACGGAGCAGATTTCGTATGccagaaaaaaattaaagggGAAGAAAAAACAAGACAGTTAA